The following proteins come from a genomic window of Thiothrix winogradskyi:
- a CDS encoding IS5 family transposase, whose product MPKKSAIKTSLFAAEEREQKLDRKGDLLSTLNQHVNFVALAAEIDHIAPRPSDKRGGRPPYPTELMVRVLVLQHLYNLSDEALEYQLLDRLSFQRFCGLRHSSTIPDANTLWVFRERISAAGGADALFDAVQRQLQQHGFIARGGQIVDATLVEAPKQHFHKEEKALLEQAATPADWTPAQRRQKDTEASWTKKHGKSYHGYKLSISADRKYKLIRKHHISTAKEHDTNHFEAVLDRANTSRDVWADKGYEDQSREQRLNQGSWRLHIQHKAKKGKPQSDCQKRRNTRIARPRARVEHVFGSICAMGGKAIRSIGLARAVFGLSIKATVYNLRRLCSLKEGGVVPI is encoded by the coding sequence ATGCCCAAGAAAAGTGCCATCAAAACCAGTCTGTTTGCCGCCGAAGAGCGTGAACAGAAACTCGACCGCAAGGGCGACCTGCTGTCCACGCTGAACCAGCACGTCAACTTTGTCGCCTTGGCAGCAGAAATCGACCACATCGCCCCACGCCCAAGTGACAAGCGAGGAGGCCGTCCACCCTACCCAACGGAACTGATGGTACGGGTCTTGGTGTTGCAACACCTGTACAACCTGTCGGACGAGGCATTGGAATACCAATTGCTTGACCGGCTGTCGTTCCAACGGTTTTGTGGCCTGCGTCATTCCAGCACGATCCCGGATGCCAATACCTTGTGGGTATTCCGTGAACGGATCAGTGCGGCAGGTGGTGCGGATGCCCTGTTTGATGCCGTCCAACGGCAATTACAACAACACGGTTTTATTGCCCGTGGTGGTCAAATCGTTGATGCCACGCTGGTGGAAGCCCCTAAACAACATTTCCACAAAGAAGAAAAAGCGCTGTTGGAACAAGCGGCAACACCTGCTGACTGGACACCTGCCCAACGTCGCCAAAAGGATACGGAAGCAAGCTGGACGAAAAAACACGGTAAAAGTTACCACGGCTACAAACTCAGTATCAGTGCCGATCGGAAATACAAACTCATCCGCAAACACCACATCAGCACCGCCAAAGAACATGACACCAACCATTTTGAAGCGGTGCTTGACCGAGCCAACACCAGCCGTGACGTATGGGCGGACAAAGGTTACGAAGACCAATCCCGTGAACAACGCCTCAACCAAGGTAGCTGGCGGTTACACATCCAGCACAAAGCCAAGAAAGGCAAGCCGCAATCCGACTGCCAGAAGCGCCGCAACACCCGCATCGCCAGACCCCGCGCACGGGTTGAGCATGTGTTTGGGTCAATCTGTGCGATGGGAGGCAAAGCCATCCGCAGCATCGGGTTGGCACGGGCAGTATTCGGCCTCAGCATTAAGGCAACCGTGTATAACTTGCGGCGGCTTTGTTCACTCAAAGAGGGCGGAGTTGTGCCCATTTGA
- a CDS encoding IS3 family transposase, giving the protein MSILLESRPPDVSVRAGCAALALSRASYYRYSSNQTVIDVVANDAVSDAVPVSDEPAPMAETTAAVEAIAIVETVAAVRPIPDNALSAAEQEQVLTVLNSERFADQPPAEVYATLLSEGIYYCSVSTMYRLLRKARQIGERRPQRQPQTHAMPRLRATRPNEVWTWDITKLATEQRGVYLSLYVVLDLYSRFIVAWMVSRKENSHLAKQLMQEASTRYRIGLGELTLHQDRGAPMTAHGYLDLMAELEITCSHSRPRVSNDNPFSESQFKTCKQQPDYPGRFASVSHAREWFADYVEWYNFDHQHSGLAFFTPEQVFTNRVGDVAICRQTALQTAYETNPKRFINGAPVVKLPPKEVWINPAHPDEADENIAVNFPTLSAAKKACL; this is encoded by the coding sequence ATGAGTATCCTACTGGAAAGCCGTCCCCCGGATGTCTCCGTGCGTGCAGGTTGTGCCGCCTTGGCGCTATCACGTGCCAGCTATTACCGCTACAGTAGCAACCAGACGGTCATTGACGTGGTGGCAAACGACGCAGTATCTGACGCTGTGCCGGTGTCTGATGAACCGGCACCGATGGCGGAAACCACCGCAGCGGTTGAAGCCATTGCTATCGTTGAAACCGTTGCTGCCGTCCGCCCGATCCCGGACAATGCTCTAAGTGCCGCCGAACAGGAACAGGTACTGACGGTACTCAACAGTGAACGCTTTGCTGACCAACCACCCGCCGAAGTGTATGCCACCTTGCTGAGCGAAGGCATCTATTACTGCTCCGTCAGCACCATGTACCGCCTGCTGCGCAAAGCTCGGCAAATCGGGGAACGCCGTCCCCAACGTCAACCTCAGACGCACGCCATGCCGCGCCTGCGAGCCACGCGCCCCAACGAAGTGTGGACGTGGGACATCACGAAGTTAGCGACTGAACAACGCGGTGTTTACCTGTCACTGTACGTGGTGCTGGACTTGTACAGCCGTTTCATCGTCGCCTGGATGGTCTCCCGCAAGGAGAACAGCCACCTAGCCAAACAACTGATGCAAGAAGCCAGCACCCGTTACCGCATTGGCTTGGGGGAACTCACCCTGCACCAAGACCGGGGCGCACCCATGACGGCTCACGGCTACCTCGACCTGATGGCAGAACTGGAGATCACCTGTAGCCACAGCCGCCCACGAGTCAGCAACGACAACCCGTTCAGCGAAAGCCAGTTCAAGACCTGCAAGCAACAACCCGATTACCCCGGACGCTTCGCCAGTGTCAGCCATGCGCGGGAATGGTTTGCCGACTACGTGGAATGGTACAACTTCGACCACCAACACAGTGGCTTGGCTTTCTTCACCCCCGAACAAGTGTTCACGAATCGGGTGGGCGACGTGGCTATTTGCCGCCAAACGGCATTGCAAACCGCCTATGAAACCAACCCAAAACGGTTCATCAACGGTGCGCCCGTCGTTAAGTTGCCGCCCAAGGAAGTGTGGATTAATCCGGCACATCCTGACGAAGCGGATGAAAACATAGCAGTGAATTTCCCTACATTATCGGCTGCCAAAAAAGCCTGTTTGTAG
- a CDS encoding FkbM family methyltransferase, translating to MKLLNRLFGQQDVVKKAEVYSRPFLLTASEEDIAACFRLLLNRNPGEKEWHGHRQTAGIPLVEIVSKFLHSNEFKSRKLSSSSLAESGHDIIDTLEGFRICISRDDKVCGSLRDSRDYEAAVTSIVKKVLSPGMNFVDIGANIGYFSLLASRLVGEIGKVFAVEPYPYNLKLLNLNLMLNACHNVEVLPFALAEKKGFLNYDDSAGNSGNVFALDANLEAILESVLVYAVRLDDVLVSDKPIDLIKMDIEGAEYLAIQGMKRIIQQDRPIMISELSEGFLQSVSGVTMRDYLQALLPDDSWQLAIIRGVDELEFCGCDIEAVIRRFQEGCSICMDIVAYPAEKHELLL from the coding sequence GTGAAACTGCTAAATAGGTTGTTTGGGCAACAGGATGTTGTGAAAAAGGCGGAGGTTTATTCTCGTCCTTTTCTATTGACAGCCAGTGAGGAAGATATTGCTGCCTGTTTCCGTCTGCTGCTGAACCGTAATCCAGGGGAAAAGGAATGGCATGGGCATCGCCAGACTGCTGGTATACCACTGGTTGAGATTGTCAGTAAATTCCTGCATAGCAACGAGTTCAAAAGCCGCAAGTTGAGCAGTAGTTCGCTGGCGGAAAGCGGGCATGACATCATCGACACGCTGGAAGGTTTCCGTATTTGCATCAGCCGGGATGATAAGGTGTGCGGTAGTCTGCGGGATAGCCGGGATTATGAGGCTGCGGTCACGTCCATTGTTAAAAAGGTGCTCTCGCCGGGTATGAACTTTGTCGATATTGGTGCAAATATCGGTTATTTCAGCCTGCTGGCGTCGCGTCTGGTGGGTGAAATCGGCAAGGTGTTTGCGGTCGAACCCTACCCTTACAACCTCAAGCTACTGAACCTCAATCTGATGCTGAACGCTTGCCATAACGTGGAGGTATTGCCGTTTGCGCTGGCGGAGAAAAAAGGTTTCCTGAATTACGATGACAGTGCGGGCAATAGCGGCAATGTGTTTGCATTGGACGCAAACCTCGAAGCCATACTGGAATCAGTGCTGGTATATGCGGTGCGGCTGGATGATGTACTGGTATCCGATAAGCCTATTGATCTGATCAAGATGGATATTGAAGGTGCAGAATACCTGGCAATCCAAGGGATGAAGCGTATTATCCAGCAGGATCGCCCCATCATGATCAGCGAATTGTCGGAAGGTTTTTTGCAAAGTGTTTCTGGCGTTACCATGCGAGACTATCTGCAAGCCTTGTTGCCGGATGATAGCTGGCAACTGGCGATTATCCGGGGTGTGGATGAGCTGGAGTTTTGTGGATGTGATATTGAGGCTGTGATCCGTCGCTTTCAGGAAGGCTGTTCCATTTGCATGGATATTGTGGCGTATCCAGCAGAAAAACATGAACTATTGTTATAG
- a CDS encoding DUF7024 domain-containing protein: MGISGFLEVPWRPKHYPATLEDGFTFSRPGIPEFVAFTTGLSVVEDWGRWSDAVLSPTVRVTMREPLLGDVCLVIKAHTTPKQVGRDIWVRMGGVTQSWLPETEAVRTYQFDFILPEPVSIIEVEPTAPGYPADWDQGNTDLRKLGVGFHHLAVLKGNCAKKLINEEVKK; the protein is encoded by the coding sequence GTGGGTATCAGTGGGTTTTTAGAGGTTCCCTGGCGTCCGAAGCATTACCCTGCAACTTTGGAGGATGGGTTTACTTTTTCTAGACCGGGGATACCAGAATTTGTGGCATTCACGACGGGGTTGTCGGTAGTTGAGGATTGGGGGCGTTGGAGTGATGCTGTTCTTAGTCCAACTGTCAGGGTCACCATGCGTGAACCACTCCTGGGGGACGTCTGCTTAGTGATAAAAGCACATACTACGCCTAAGCAAGTAGGTAGGGATATATGGGTGCGCATGGGGGGCGTAACGCAGTCATGGCTACCTGAAACAGAAGCAGTAAGAACCTACCAGTTTGATTTTATATTGCCAGAACCAGTTTCGATTATTGAAGTTGAACCAACTGCACCGGGATACCCGGCAGACTGGGATCAGGGCAACACAGATTTGCGTAAGTTGGGTGTCGGGTTTCATCATCTCGCGGTATTGAAAGGTAACTGTGCCAAGAAACTTATTAATGAGGAAGTGAAAAAGTGA
- a CDS encoding McrB family protein, with protein sequence MNPRTISDNKLLTYPLRGISSICAFFINPNDAQKFGDRNSPRLIRCKLGLSPLSEREKHNIPFEMNVLPGSCSLLEELPEESLHELLTYNEKRLFISKSIYEFYHRQADEKIKQEFETIKTKQEKELSDARDHAEKHLEYIQNETSSNLEKRDAAIEVNKLLVSNKKILNETIKSLTNQEQKKQESIAQLTAQFFQLEAEMNRKMKRLKNYISDKASFLKTFEFLDEEDLEHFLLEPKPQAERMDGISFKDELDSDYQQAVSYIHAHLVEKDILYPRHIIENYITLLRTKDLIVLAGDSGSGKTNLIKSFAKAVGGKSVIIPVKPNLTSSEDLLGYYNPLEKKYLATPFLEALLEAQQNPEILYFICLDEMNLARVEYYFADFLSLLESRDEEPEITLYSEDESAHVLSELKAVVEIIQAGKEKYSQDGIINFIELLKDEELNNHLRQAFGFSDKNSLIKYHSEIRRMLSAVMTMPSRIKMPANVHIIGAINIDETTHYLSPKILDRAHIMRFESPLLSDWSQILLEIETYGFSDVSKPLLIDIQALGVRENYPKFERENEFCQLFVELNRGNL encoded by the coding sequence ATGAACCCACGTACTATAAGTGATAATAAATTACTAACTTATCCATTAAGAGGCATTAGCAGTATTTGTGCGTTCTTTATTAATCCCAATGATGCTCAAAAATTTGGTGATCGGAATTCACCCCGTCTTATTCGCTGTAAATTAGGGTTATCTCCACTCTCAGAGCGCGAAAAACACAATATTCCTTTTGAAATGAATGTGTTGCCTGGCAGTTGCTCATTGCTTGAAGAACTACCAGAAGAAAGTCTGCATGAGCTCTTGACATATAATGAAAAAAGATTATTTATCTCTAAAAGTATTTACGAATTTTACCACCGTCAAGCTGATGAAAAAATCAAGCAAGAGTTTGAAACCATAAAAACAAAGCAAGAAAAAGAGCTATCTGATGCTCGCGATCATGCTGAAAAACATCTCGAATATATTCAGAATGAGACCTCATCAAATTTAGAAAAACGAGACGCCGCAATAGAGGTTAATAAACTTCTAGTCTCTAATAAGAAAATACTTAATGAGACCATCAAGTCTCTAACGAACCAAGAGCAGAAAAAACAAGAAAGCATAGCTCAATTAACAGCACAATTTTTTCAGTTAGAGGCAGAAATGAATCGTAAAATGAAACGTCTTAAAAACTATATATCCGACAAAGCTTCATTTTTGAAAACCTTTGAGTTTTTAGATGAAGAAGACCTTGAACACTTTTTACTTGAGCCAAAGCCTCAAGCTGAGAGAATGGATGGCATTTCTTTTAAAGACGAATTAGATAGCGATTACCAGCAAGCGGTGTCTTACATTCATGCGCACTTAGTTGAAAAAGATATTTTGTACCCTCGCCATATTATTGAAAACTATATTACATTACTTCGTACTAAAGATTTGATCGTGCTGGCAGGAGATTCAGGTTCTGGTAAAACCAACTTAATCAAGTCCTTTGCAAAAGCGGTCGGTGGCAAGTCTGTTATTATCCCTGTAAAACCAAACTTGACAAGTTCTGAAGATTTACTTGGCTATTACAATCCGCTTGAAAAAAAATACCTTGCCACTCCATTTTTAGAGGCATTACTAGAAGCACAACAGAATCCAGAAATTTTATATTTTATCTGCCTTGATGAAATGAACCTTGCTCGAGTAGAGTATTATTTTGCTGACTTTTTATCTCTTTTAGAATCGCGAGATGAAGAGCCAGAAATCACTCTTTATTCGGAGGATGAATCTGCCCATGTGCTTTCAGAGTTAAAGGCAGTGGTTGAAATCATTCAAGCGGGTAAAGAGAAGTACAGCCAAGATGGCATTATTAACTTTATTGAACTCTTGAAAGATGAAGAACTTAACAATCACTTAAGGCAAGCATTTGGATTTAGTGATAAAAATTCACTTATTAAGTATCACAGCGAAATTCGCCGTATGCTGTCTGCTGTAATGACAATGCCATCACGAATAAAAATGCCTGCAAATGTGCATATTATTGGCGCAATTAATATTGATGAAACCACACACTACCTTTCGCCAAAGATTCTTGATCGTGCTCATATAATGCGTTTCGAATCACCACTTTTATCTGATTGGAGCCAAATTCTATTGGAAATAGAGACGTATGGCTTTAGCGATGTATCAAAGCCATTGCTTATTGATATACAAGCTCTAGGTGTTCGAGAGAATTATCCAAAATTTGAGCGTGAAAATGAGTTTTGTCAGCTCTTTGTTGAGCTTAATAGAGGGAACCTCTAA
- a CDS encoding dihydrofolate reductase family protein, producing the protein MTIKCSVYIAASVDGFIATLDGGIEWLEKPEYSSAPMEGLSYDEFISTVDALVMGRNTFEKVLTFEAWPYEGMPVVVLSSTDLAIPEHLRDAVRHESGEPNEIVERLAKANMRHLYIDGGVTIQRFLKDKLINELTITRIPVLLGAGLPLFGGAGPEQKLKLAHVTASDNGFVQERYIVESVV; encoded by the coding sequence ATGACTATCAAGTGCTCTGTTTACATTGCGGCAAGCGTCGACGGATTTATTGCTACTCTCGACGGCGGCATCGAGTGGCTCGAAAAGCCTGAGTACTCTTCAGCGCCCATGGAAGGGCTGAGCTATGACGAGTTCATCTCAACCGTAGATGCGCTTGTGATGGGTAGAAACACCTTCGAAAAGGTACTCACCTTTGAAGCTTGGCCTTACGAAGGAATGCCGGTGGTGGTTCTTTCCAGCACTGATTTGGCAATCCCGGAACACTTGAGAGATGCGGTCAGGCATGAGTCAGGAGAACCAAATGAAATTGTTGAACGGCTCGCCAAAGCGAACATGCGTCATCTCTACATTGACGGCGGGGTTACGATCCAGCGGTTTCTGAAAGACAAATTGATTAATGAACTCACAATCACCCGCATTCCCGTGCTGCTTGGGGCGGGTCTCCCTCTCTTTGGGGGTGCTGGCCCTGAGCAGAAGTTAAAACTGGCGCATGTGACGGCATCCGATAACGGGTTTGTCCAAGAGCGTTATATTGTTGAGAGCGTCGTATAA
- a CDS encoding 2OG-Fe(II) oxygenase has protein sequence MLLQPTHHQNPFPFFAVDAAFSEEQCAALEQLFVQDSGWQHRDGAFYRCSLRDVTEEIPATFHADILARMREITGLPLVERFMVTAQRMLPGHVIGIHSDRPFLGYEIARLVLQLNKHWQAEHGGVLELFASPESEAVFKVNPEHNKAFGFLLHPKSYHGVTEVTQPRQTVVFNFWHVANTPELEAHIKALFANLHFSELPAALDPIAAAAEASLPEEVTYRAGTTAIALHRWGYDAATIVSGYQYSAGLDGSHSHDAETYAAVRLADWVAYLYRDSFDLVRWEILRGELEGMERFTRLLPTWQLCLPEMS, from the coding sequence TTGCTCTTGCAACCCACCCACCATCAAAACCCCTTCCCTTTTTTTGCTGTGGATGCCGCCTTTTCTGAAGAACAGTGTGCGGCGCTTGAGCAGCTATTTGTGCAAGACAGTGGGTGGCAACATCGCGATGGCGCGTTTTACCGTTGTTCACTGCGCGATGTTACTGAGGAGATTCCGGCAACGTTTCATGCCGACATACTTGCTCGAATGCGTGAGATTACGGGATTGCCACTCGTGGAACGTTTTATGGTCACGGCGCAACGGATGCTGCCCGGACACGTCATTGGTATCCACAGCGACCGCCCGTTCTTGGGCTATGAAATTGCGCGATTGGTCTTGCAACTCAATAAGCACTGGCAAGCTGAACATGGCGGGGTACTGGAATTATTTGCCTCACCAGAAAGCGAAGCCGTCTTCAAGGTTAACCCAGAACACAACAAAGCCTTTGGCTTTTTACTGCACCCGAAGTCTTATCATGGTGTCACCGAAGTGACCCAGCCGCGCCAAACCGTGGTCTTCAATTTCTGGCATGTCGCCAATACGCCCGAACTTGAAGCGCACATTAAAGCCTTGTTTGCCAACCTGCATTTCTCAGAATTACCCGCAGCACTTGACCCGATTGCCGCCGCTGCTGAAGCAAGTTTGCCGGAAGAGGTGACATATCGCGCAGGTACGACGGCGATTGCGCTGCATCGTTGGGGCTATGACGCGGCAACCATTGTGAGCGGCTACCAGTACAGTGCTGGATTGGATGGCAGTCATTCTCACGATGCAGAAACCTATGCAGCCGTGCGGCTTGCGGATTGGGTGGCGTACTTGTATCGGGATTCGTTTGATTTGGTACGTTGGGAAATCTTGCGCGGCGAACTGGAGGGAATGGAAAGATTTACGCGCTTGCTACCGACTTGGCAGCTTTGTTTGCCGGAAATGTCTTGA
- a CDS encoding ATP-binding protein: MVVFAPVPLMLKRKRLTKRKTLLSWSSGKDSAWALHLLQQDPSIELVGLFTLIEQKHNRASMHDTRIEMLQHQADAAGLPLELVVLPDECSNEQYDAIMQAYIASAARNRVECMAFGDLFVSEIRQYRERQLQGSGISPLFPLWGMCTRYLVETMLAAGLHAHISSVDLNKLPAHLAGKRWSKDVIAGFPDGCHPCGENGEIHTVVVAGPMFNKPIPVSVGAVIERDGFAYADIIPQGLGV, translated from the coding sequence ACCAAACGCAAAACCCTGCTCAGTTGGAGCAGCGGTAAAGATAGCGCTTGGGCGCTGCATCTGCTGCAACAAGACCCCAGCATTGAACTGGTTGGGCTGTTTACCTTGATTGAGCAGAAACACAACCGCGCTTCGATGCACGACACCCGCATTGAAATGTTGCAACATCAAGCGGATGCCGCCGGTTTACCACTGGAATTGGTCGTGCTACCCGACGAATGCAGCAATGAGCAATACGATGCGATTATGCAGGCATACATCGCGAGCGCTGCCCGCAATCGGGTGGAATGCATGGCGTTTGGCGATTTGTTTGTGAGTGAAATTCGTCAATACCGCGAACGGCAATTACAAGGCAGCGGCATCAGCCCGCTGTTCCCACTGTGGGGTATGTGCACCCGATATTTGGTTGAAACCATGCTGGCTGCGGGGTTACACGCCCACATTAGCAGCGTTGACCTGAATAAACTTCCCGCACACTTGGCAGGCAAACGCTGGTCTAAAGACGTGATTGCAGGCTTCCCGGATGGCTGCCACCCTTGCGGCGAAAACGGTGAAATTCACACCGTAGTTGTGGCTGGCCCGATGTTCAATAAACCCATTCCGGTGAGTGTTGGTGCGGTTATTGAGCGGGATGGGTTTGCCTACGCCGATATTATTCCTCAAGGTTTAGGAGTTTAG